From the Heptranchias perlo isolate sHepPer1 chromosome 26, sHepPer1.hap1, whole genome shotgun sequence genome, one window contains:
- the LOC137342789 gene encoding C-reactive protein-like isoform X2 encodes MAGRRMKTFIAVVLWACIYLPLSASQGLEKKSLIFPTKTSTSYVVLEPKEMPSLSAFTLCMKVASESTFGYSLFSYATTHHDNELLVWYERNGDFSLYLSSTVIHFILPEMDAQLRHMCVTWESEEGLTTFWVNGQRSIEKVVNRKGNVRGGGTIILGQEQDSVGGRFDANQCFVGEMADVNLWDHVLTAYEINVVSQGCGCLGGNIIDWATIRYKSVGNVKIKDNKDCMD; translated from the exons ATG GCTGGACGTAGGATGAAAACCTTCATTGCCGTAGTGCTTTGGGCGTGCATTTACCTGCCACTATCTGCTAGTCAAG GCCTTGAAAAGAAGTCACTGATATTTCCAACCAAAACCTCGACTAGTTATGTCGTACTGGAGCCAAAGGAGATGCCCAGTTTGTCTGCCTTCACTCTCTGCATGAAAGTAGCCTCTGAATCGACCTTCGGTTATAGTTTGTTCTCCTATGCAACGACACATCACGACAACGAACTGTTGGTCTGGTACGAAAGAAATGGAGATTTCTCCCTGTATCTTAGCAGCACTGTAATTCATTTCATCCTCCCGGAAATGGACGCGCAGCTGAGACACATGTGTGTGACCTGGGAGTCTGAAGAGGGACTGACAACATTCTGGGTGAATGGGCAACGGAGCATTGAGAAAGTTGTGAATCGTAAGGGAAATGTGCGTGGTGGGGGTACGATTATTCTGGGTCAGGAGCAGGACTCGGTTGGGGGAAGGTTTGACGCCAATCAGTGTTTTGTCGGGGAAATGGCGGATGTTAATCTGTGGGACCACGTTTTAACTGCCTATGAGATCAATGTTGTAAGTCAGGGTTGTGGCTGTCTTGGGGGAAATATCATCGACTGGGCAACAATACGTTATAAAAGTGTAGGAAATGTGAAGATAAAAGACAATAAAGATTGCATGGACTGA
- the LOC137342789 gene encoding C-reactive protein-like isoform X1, which translates to MEMAGRRMKTFIAVVLWACIYLPLSASQGLEKKSLIFPTKTSTSYVVLEPKEMPSLSAFTLCMKVASESTFGYSLFSYATTHHDNELLVWYERNGDFSLYLSSTVIHFILPEMDAQLRHMCVTWESEEGLTTFWVNGQRSIEKVVNRKGNVRGGGTIILGQEQDSVGGRFDANQCFVGEMADVNLWDHVLTAYEINVVSQGCGCLGGNIIDWATIRYKSVGNVKIKDNKDCMD; encoded by the exons ATGGAAATG GCTGGACGTAGGATGAAAACCTTCATTGCCGTAGTGCTTTGGGCGTGCATTTACCTGCCACTATCTGCTAGTCAAG GCCTTGAAAAGAAGTCACTGATATTTCCAACCAAAACCTCGACTAGTTATGTCGTACTGGAGCCAAAGGAGATGCCCAGTTTGTCTGCCTTCACTCTCTGCATGAAAGTAGCCTCTGAATCGACCTTCGGTTATAGTTTGTTCTCCTATGCAACGACACATCACGACAACGAACTGTTGGTCTGGTACGAAAGAAATGGAGATTTCTCCCTGTATCTTAGCAGCACTGTAATTCATTTCATCCTCCCGGAAATGGACGCGCAGCTGAGACACATGTGTGTGACCTGGGAGTCTGAAGAGGGACTGACAACATTCTGGGTGAATGGGCAACGGAGCATTGAGAAAGTTGTGAATCGTAAGGGAAATGTGCGTGGTGGGGGTACGATTATTCTGGGTCAGGAGCAGGACTCGGTTGGGGGAAGGTTTGACGCCAATCAGTGTTTTGTCGGGGAAATGGCGGATGTTAATCTGTGGGACCACGTTTTAACTGCCTATGAGATCAATGTTGTAAGTCAGGGTTGTGGCTGTCTTGGGGGAAATATCATCGACTGGGCAACAATACGTTATAAAAGTGTAGGAAATGTGAAGATAAAAGACAATAAAGATTGCATGGACTGA
- the LOC137342789 gene encoding C-reactive protein-like isoform X3 — protein sequence MKTFIAVVLWACIYLPLSASQGLEKKSLIFPTKTSTSYVVLEPKEMPSLSAFTLCMKVASESTFGYSLFSYATTHHDNELLVWYERNGDFSLYLSSTVIHFILPEMDAQLRHMCVTWESEEGLTTFWVNGQRSIEKVVNRKGNVRGGGTIILGQEQDSVGGRFDANQCFVGEMADVNLWDHVLTAYEINVVSQGCGCLGGNIIDWATIRYKSVGNVKIKDNKDCMD from the exons ATGAAAACCTTCATTGCCGTAGTGCTTTGGGCGTGCATTTACCTGCCACTATCTGCTAGTCAAG GCCTTGAAAAGAAGTCACTGATATTTCCAACCAAAACCTCGACTAGTTATGTCGTACTGGAGCCAAAGGAGATGCCCAGTTTGTCTGCCTTCACTCTCTGCATGAAAGTAGCCTCTGAATCGACCTTCGGTTATAGTTTGTTCTCCTATGCAACGACACATCACGACAACGAACTGTTGGTCTGGTACGAAAGAAATGGAGATTTCTCCCTGTATCTTAGCAGCACTGTAATTCATTTCATCCTCCCGGAAATGGACGCGCAGCTGAGACACATGTGTGTGACCTGGGAGTCTGAAGAGGGACTGACAACATTCTGGGTGAATGGGCAACGGAGCATTGAGAAAGTTGTGAATCGTAAGGGAAATGTGCGTGGTGGGGGTACGATTATTCTGGGTCAGGAGCAGGACTCGGTTGGGGGAAGGTTTGACGCCAATCAGTGTTTTGTCGGGGAAATGGCGGATGTTAATCTGTGGGACCACGTTTTAACTGCCTATGAGATCAATGTTGTAAGTCAGGGTTGTGGCTGTCTTGGGGGAAATATCATCGACTGGGCAACAATACGTTATAAAAGTGTAGGAAATGTGAAGATAAAAGACAATAAAGATTGCATGGACTGA